The following proteins are encoded in a genomic region of Dokdonia donghaensis DSW-1:
- a CDS encoding CvpA family protein, producing the protein MNTIDIVFGIILILGLVQGIRKGFFVELASLVGLIAGIYGAIHFSYYVADWLVEKTAWGEQIIKLTSFAITFVIIVLVVSLAGKLLTKVANFAMLGIVNKLLGAAFAVIKFAFLLSVVLMFIDAADRQISLIGDDNKEESILYPIVQPLAPALLPAIIKTAKDEDIYNPDKEKEPTETDDSSSI; encoded by the coding sequence ATGAACACAATAGATATCGTTTTTGGGATCATTTTGATTCTAGGCTTAGTACAAGGTATACGTAAAGGTTTTTTTGTAGAGCTTGCCTCACTGGTAGGTCTTATTGCAGGTATTTATGGAGCTATACATTTCTCATATTATGTGGCAGACTGGCTTGTTGAGAAAACGGCGTGGGGAGAGCAAATTATAAAGCTTACCTCATTTGCAATAACATTTGTAATTATTGTTTTGGTTGTTTCGCTCGCCGGAAAACTGCTTACTAAAGTTGCAAATTTTGCAATGCTAGGTATTGTAAATAAGCTACTAGGCGCTGCATTTGCGGTTATAAAATTTGCCTTTTTACTAAGTGTGGTTCTTATGTTTATAGATGCAGCAGACCGCCAGATAAGCCTCATAGGTGATGATAATAAAGAAGAGTCTATTTTATATCCTATCGTACAGCCACTTGCTCCTGCACTACTTCCTGCAATTATAAAAACTGCCAAAGACGAGGATATCTATAACCCAGATAAAGAAAAAGAGCCGACTGAAACAGACGACTCTTCTAGTATTTAG
- a CDS encoding carbonic anhydrase family protein, producing MKTFNKAIQDATTPQGALDILKEGNKRFVAAKAADRNLLDQVKDTTGGQWPHSVVLSCIDSRVPAEIVFDQGIGDIFSARVAGNIVNEDVLGSIEYGCKVAGSKLVVVLGHTMCGAVKGACDDVQLGNITALLSKIRPAVHAVEEPMNAADRTSANKTFVNDVVTKNVHLTIEKMRADSPLLTEMEKDGDIKIVGGVYDISNGEVTFV from the coding sequence ATGAAAACATTTAATAAAGCTATACAAGACGCTACGACACCTCAGGGTGCATTAGATATTTTAAAAGAAGGAAATAAAAGATTTGTTGCTGCAAAGGCAGCAGATAGAAACCTACTAGATCAAGTAAAAGATACTACTGGTGGACAATGGCCACACTCTGTAGTACTAAGCTGTATAGATTCTCGCGTACCGGCAGAGATTGTTTTTGATCAAGGTATAGGTGATATCTTTAGCGCACGTGTAGCGGGTAACATCGTAAACGAAGACGTACTAGGTAGTATTGAGTACGGGTGTAAAGTTGCTGGGTCAAAACTAGTCGTGGTATTAGGCCACACGATGTGTGGTGCCGTAAAAGGTGCTTGTGACGATGTACAACTAGGTAACATCACCGCATTACTATCAAAAATACGCCCAGCGGTACACGCAGTAGAGGAGCCTATGAATGCTGCAGACCGTACTAGTGCAAACAAGACATTTGTAAACGACGTTGTTACAAAAAATGTACACTTAACGATAGAAAAAATGCGCGCAGATAGCCCACTACTTACCGAAATGGAAAAAGATGGTGACATCAAGATAGTAGGAGGTGTTTATGACATTTCAAATGGTGAAGTAACATTTGTATAG
- a CDS encoding vWA domain-containing protein, producing MLSNFEFSNPEFFWLFLALPVAIAWYLWKRKKQTPAVKISSIKGFKTSTSILPKLRPLLFILRLAALSLIIVALARPRNVDVSTKTKTTKGIDIVIAIDVSASMLAKDLRPNRLEALKKVASSFINGRPNDRIGLVEYAGESFTKTPITSDKSIVLSALKSIQYNSIIEGGTAIGMGLATGVNRIKDSKALSKVIILMTDGENNAGQIDPRIAAELAQEFGIKVYTIGMGTNGTALSPYARNPNGTFVYENIQVTIDEELLEEIAETTGGEYFRATNNKKLQEIYDEIDKLERTDVEEFKYTNYEEKYRPLVLLAGLLLMIELLLKYTVFKSFV from the coding sequence ATGCTAAGCAATTTTGAATTTTCAAATCCTGAGTTTTTCTGGTTGTTTCTTGCACTGCCAGTAGCCATCGCTTGGTACTTATGGAAACGTAAGAAGCAAACGCCTGCGGTAAAAATATCTAGCATAAAAGGTTTTAAAACGAGCACTAGCATTTTACCTAAACTCAGACCGCTTCTATTTATTTTGAGACTAGCGGCTCTTAGTCTTATTATAGTGGCACTCGCTAGACCGCGTAATGTAGATGTATCTACTAAGACTAAAACCACAAAAGGTATAGATATAGTAATCGCGATAGACGTATCTGCTAGTATGCTGGCAAAAGATTTACGTCCTAATAGACTGGAAGCACTTAAAAAAGTAGCTTCAAGTTTTATAAATGGCCGTCCTAACGATCGTATAGGGCTGGTAGAGTATGCAGGTGAGAGTTTTACAAAAACACCTATCACGAGTGATAAGAGTATTGTACTAAGTGCGCTTAAAAGCATACAGTACAACAGCATTATAGAAGGAGGGACCGCTATAGGTATGGGGCTAGCAACGGGTGTAAACCGCATTAAAGACAGCAAAGCATTAAGCAAGGTTATCATATTAATGACAGATGGTGAGAATAATGCGGGACAGATAGACCCGCGTATCGCAGCAGAGCTCGCTCAAGAGTTTGGCATTAAAGTATACACCATCGGGATGGGTACAAACGGTACGGCACTATCACCTTATGCTCGTAACCCTAACGGTACATTTGTGTATGAAAATATACAAGTTACTATAGATGAAGAGCTACTAGAAGAAATCGCCGAAACCACAGGAGGTGAATATTTTAGAGCGACTAACAATAAGAAACTTCAAGAAATCTATGATGAGATAGATAAACTTGAACGTACCGATGTAGAAGAGTTTAAGTATACAAATTATGAGGAAAAGTACAGGCCTCTAGTTTTACTAGCAGGATTGTTACTTATGATTGAGTTATTATTAAAGTATACTGTTTTTAAGAGTTTTGTATAA
- a CDS encoding tetratricopeptide repeat protein encodes MKKLLTLALATLAFTAIAQEKAKEGKTLENPLAGEAREYILEGTEAMINQEGGVVDFDAFAKAESNLRAAISLTPESVPAKYNAGNNYYKNKKWEESTSALARAAAVAQTKKEKHKAYHNLGNALFQQEQWDGAVEAYKNALRADPTDEETRYNLQLAKKEKENNGGGGSDNDDQENQDENQDKDENKKDDKGEGDKKEGEDGDKEETDDKGEEKEDEGEQKEDDKGDPKDKDKKQDGGEGEEDKKQPPPQPKQGQLSPQQVQSLLKAMQDQEKKTQEKINAQKVKGAKVKTEKDW; translated from the coding sequence ATGAAAAAGTTACTTACACTGGCGCTAGCCACACTAGCTTTTACTGCCATAGCTCAAGAAAAAGCAAAAGAAGGAAAGACACTTGAAAATCCGCTGGCAGGTGAGGCTAGAGAGTATATTCTAGAAGGTACCGAAGCAATGATAAACCAAGAAGGTGGCGTTGTAGATTTTGACGCTTTCGCGAAAGCGGAATCAAATCTAAGAGCAGCCATCTCACTCACACCAGAGAGTGTACCTGCAAAATATAATGCCGGAAACAACTATTACAAAAACAAAAAGTGGGAAGAAAGCACAAGCGCGCTAGCAAGAGCAGCAGCTGTAGCACAAACTAAAAAAGAAAAGCACAAAGCATATCACAATCTAGGTAATGCGCTTTTTCAACAAGAACAATGGGATGGTGCTGTAGAGGCCTATAAAAATGCCCTACGCGCAGATCCTACAGACGAAGAAACGCGCTACAACTTACAACTTGCCAAAAAAGAAAAAGAAAACAATGGCGGTGGTGGTAGCGATAATGACGACCAAGAAAACCAAGACGAAAACCAGGATAAAGACGAAAATAAAAAAGACGACAAAGGAGAAGGAGATAAAAAAGAGGGAGAAGACGGCGACAAGGAAGAAACAGACGATAAGGGCGAAGAAAAAGAAGACGAGGGAGAACAAAAAGAAGATGATAAAGGAGACCCTAAAGACAAAGACAAAAAGCAAGATGGTGGCGAGGGTGAAGAAGATAAAAAACAACCACCACCGCAACCTAAGCAAGGGCAATTATCTCCTCAACAAGTGCAGAGCTTACTAAAGGCGATGCAAGATCAAGAGAAAAAAACCCAAGAAAAGATAAATGCACAGAAAGTAAAAGGTGCAAAAGTAAAAACGGAGAAAGACTGGTAA
- a CDS encoding SulP family inorganic anion transporter, which produces MKNFFKHLKGDAFGGITAGIVALPLALAFGVSSGLGPSAGLYGAIFIAFFAALFGGTPTQISGPTAPMTAVSMVVIAGIIATFDGDVDKALPAILTVFLLAGLFQIVLGVMGIGKYIKYIPYPVVSGFMTAIGVMILITQLLPAVGYYPNQDESYVDSFKPQAQEIVLDKILQDEAGEGLLVLENFEETIRRAKLTDDTDIYKEAVTLAKASSSGVVGTFKVMGRALQNINWIELALALATIFIIYGFKRITTVVPSTLVALLVVSGVAYVAPFEYRAIQEIPSGFPVPKLSIITDFKFSIISPYILTALSLSFLGAIDSLLTSVVADNMTKTKHKPNKELIGQGIGNTIASFFGGIPGAGATIRTVVNINSGGKTKLSGMIAGVLLLFILLALGPIASQIPAAVLAGILITVGIGVMDYKGLKAIPNLPKDLKMGPIKLSSEVIIMLVVLVLSVVWDLVAAVGIGLVLSCLMFMKKMGDFTARQSKVFDLRAAEKNKVLWSDELIFPDHLKEEVFIKHLRGPLFFGYTSDFSALTKQIPATASDVILRMGRVPYVDQSGVYAIEDTILQLNQGGINVHIVGLRKQPKYMLERIKIIPELIPETEVYDTFEECINSLNKQVKDRY; this is translated from the coding sequence ATGAAAAACTTCTTTAAACACCTTAAAGGCGATGCCTTTGGAGGAATTACAGCAGGTATTGTAGCCTTACCACTAGCACTCGCCTTTGGAGTATCTTCTGGTCTGGGACCAAGCGCCGGATTATATGGTGCTATTTTTATAGCATTTTTTGCTGCACTCTTTGGAGGAACTCCTACTCAAATTTCGGGACCAACAGCTCCTATGACAGCGGTGAGTATGGTGGTTATCGCGGGTATTATTGCAACCTTTGATGGCGATGTAGATAAGGCCTTACCGGCCATACTCACCGTATTTTTACTTGCAGGTCTCTTCCAGATTGTACTAGGAGTAATGGGCATAGGTAAATACATAAAATACATCCCCTACCCCGTTGTATCTGGATTTATGACCGCTATAGGTGTGATGATTCTTATCACGCAACTTTTACCAGCTGTGGGGTATTATCCCAATCAAGATGAAAGTTATGTAGATAGTTTTAAGCCACAGGCGCAAGAAATTGTGCTCGATAAGATTTTACAAGACGAAGCAGGTGAAGGTCTTCTGGTTTTAGAAAACTTTGAAGAAACCATACGCAGAGCAAAACTTACAGACGATACAGACATTTACAAGGAGGCCGTAACTCTTGCAAAAGCATCTTCTTCTGGGGTAGTAGGTACTTTTAAAGTAATGGGACGCGCCTTGCAAAACATAAACTGGATAGAGCTTGCCCTTGCGCTTGCCACGATTTTTATTATTTATGGCTTTAAACGCATAACAACCGTTGTACCTAGTACGCTTGTCGCTCTGCTCGTAGTGTCTGGAGTAGCATATGTTGCTCCTTTTGAATACCGAGCAATTCAAGAAATCCCAAGTGGGTTTCCGGTACCTAAGCTTTCTATCATAACAGATTTTAAGTTTAGCATCATATCCCCATATATACTCACGGCACTGTCGCTTTCGTTTCTTGGGGCAATAGATTCGCTGCTTACCTCTGTTGTGGCAGATAATATGACGAAGACTAAACATAAGCCTAACAAAGAACTTATAGGCCAAGGTATAGGAAACACCATCGCTTCTTTCTTTGGTGGAATTCCTGGAGCTGGAGCAACTATACGTACCGTTGTAAATATTAACTCTGGTGGTAAGACCAAGTTGTCAGGAATGATTGCTGGTGTATTACTCCTTTTTATACTCCTAGCCCTAGGCCCTATCGCGTCACAAATACCAGCAGCAGTACTTGCTGGTATACTTATCACCGTAGGTATAGGAGTGATGGATTACAAAGGTCTTAAAGCCATCCCTAACCTTCCTAAGGATTTAAAGATGGGACCTATTAAACTAAGTTCTGAGGTAATTATAATGCTTGTGGTGCTTGTGCTATCTGTAGTGTGGGACCTAGTGGCTGCAGTAGGAATTGGTCTTGTGTTATCGTGTCTTATGTTTATGAAAAAGATGGGGGACTTCACCGCTAGACAGTCTAAAGTTTTTGACCTACGCGCCGCCGAAAAAAATAAGGTTTTATGGAGTGATGAACTTATTTTTCCAGATCATCTCAAGGAGGAGGTATTTATAAAGCACCTTCGTGGGCCGTTATTCTTTGGGTATACGAGTGACTTTTCTGCACTTACTAAGCAAATTCCTGCAACGGCATCAGATGTTATCTTGCGTATGGGGCGTGTACCTTATGTAGATCAGTCTGGTGTATATGCGATAGAAGACACGATTCTCCAACTTAATCAAGGCGGAATTAATGTGCATATTGTAGGCCTTAGAAAACAGCCTAAATATATGCTAGAACGTATTAAGATCATCCCTGAGTTAATACCAGAAACAGAGGTTTACGACACTTTTGAAGAGTGTATCAATTCTCTTAATAAACAAGTAAAGGATAGATATTAA
- a CDS encoding BatD family protein — protein MKMKSNIVYLFLLIGTVLFAQDVQFNAKLSKNRLGVNERLRVDFIMNQDGDNFRAPSFEGFSVVGGPSQTTSRQWVNGKSSFSKTYSYVLSPTKRGNLEIGQAEITVGGQIYKSPPVPVTVTAAVEVPKDPNDPTYLAKEKVHLVAEVSKNSPYLNEAFTIVYKLYVSKETSVNNWRELDSPKFADFWSQSADEKQFKIYEGKYKGEDYRYVILRRTVLYPQKTGKLEIEPLSLSVAVSVPTNRRDIFGRILSKSANITVSAPIRTVDVKPLPDAGKPDYFSGAVGEFDFKVTSNKDTLDAGEAFQLKLQVQGKGNLKLFELPKPNLPSTLEVYEPENGDKIRTNLAGMSGLKEDTYTVVPQFKGSYPIPPLSFTYFNPKTKSYERITSQERVITVENGPTDTASAISDTNDTKQQQVVASDNQFQYIKTTANLKPVTQEKFFKSTLFWMLSLLPFLLIPIAILLRKKKESYANDVTGNRIRKADKLARKFLATAKKNLGSQKEFYIAMERALHNYLKAKLNITTSEMSKDRITRLLKERDVDQNTTIEFISLLESCEFARYTPSSSVAMQQDYDKAVRVISAIDKQL, from the coding sequence ATGAAGATGAAATCAAACATAGTTTACCTGTTTCTACTCATAGGGACAGTTTTATTTGCGCAAGACGTTCAGTTCAATGCAAAGTTGAGCAAGAATAGACTAGGTGTAAATGAGCGTTTACGTGTAGATTTTATAATGAACCAAGATGGAGATAATTTTAGAGCTCCCAGTTTTGAAGGTTTTAGCGTGGTAGGAGGCCCTAGCCAGACTACAAGCAGGCAGTGGGTAAATGGTAAGAGTAGTTTTTCAAAAACATATTCTTATGTATTATCACCCACTAAGCGTGGCAACCTTGAGATAGGCCAGGCAGAAATAACAGTAGGGGGTCAGATTTATAAATCACCACCCGTACCAGTTACGGTTACTGCCGCTGTAGAGGTCCCAAAAGATCCAAATGACCCCACTTATCTAGCAAAAGAAAAAGTACATCTCGTAGCAGAGGTTTCAAAAAACAGCCCTTATCTTAATGAAGCATTTACTATTGTTTACAAGCTTTATGTCTCAAAAGAGACAAGTGTAAATAACTGGCGCGAGCTTGACTCACCAAAGTTTGCAGACTTCTGGAGTCAAAGCGCAGACGAGAAGCAGTTTAAAATTTATGAAGGGAAGTATAAAGGAGAAGACTATCGCTATGTTATCTTAAGACGTACTGTGCTCTACCCTCAAAAGACAGGAAAACTAGAGATAGAACCTTTAAGCCTAAGTGTTGCTGTAAGTGTCCCTACTAACCGCCGTGATATCTTTGGACGTATACTCAGTAAAAGCGCAAATATTACAGTAAGCGCTCCTATAAGAACGGTAGATGTAAAACCATTACCTGATGCTGGCAAACCAGATTACTTTTCTGGTGCTGTAGGAGAGTTTGATTTTAAAGTCACTTCAAATAAAGATACACTAGATGCAGGAGAGGCTTTTCAGCTCAAGTTACAAGTGCAAGGAAAAGGAAATCTTAAACTTTTTGAGTTACCTAAACCTAACTTACCAAGTACACTAGAAGTATATGAGCCAGAAAATGGTGATAAAATACGTACTAATCTTGCCGGTATGAGCGGCCTTAAGGAAGATACATATACAGTTGTACCACAGTTTAAGGGCAGTTACCCCATACCACCACTTTCATTTACGTACTTTAACCCTAAGACCAAGTCTTACGAACGTATCACCTCACAAGAGCGTGTGATTACAGTAGAAAATGGACCTACAGACACTGCAAGTGCGATATCTGACACTAATGATACAAAGCAGCAGCAAGTCGTTGCTTCAGATAATCAATTTCAGTACATAAAGACAACAGCAAACCTTAAACCGGTTACACAAGAAAAGTTCTTTAAGAGCACACTATTTTGGATGCTTAGTCTACTTCCATTTTTATTGATTCCTATAGCTATACTTCTGCGCAAAAAGAAGGAATCTTATGCAAATGATGTCACGGGTAATAGAATACGCAAGGCAGATAAGCTCGCTAGAAAATTTCTCGCTACAGCAAAGAAAAACCTAGGTAGTCAAAAAGAGTTTTACATCGCAATGGAGCGTGCTTTGCACAACTACCTCAAAGCAAAACTTAACATCACAACCAGTGAGATGTCTAAAGATCGCATAACGAGATTACTTAAAGAACGTGATGTAGATCAAAACACCACAATAGAGTTTATAAGTCTTCTAGAAAGCTGTGAGTTTGCTAGATATACCCCATCCAGTAGTGTGGCTATGCAGCAAGATTATGATAAAGCCGTAAGAGTTATAAGTGCCATAGATAAACAATTATAA
- a CDS encoding tetratricopeptide repeat protein, with amino-acid sequence MRDLITYIAVTVLMLAVTPVIAQTPEQYFETANAHYAEGRYQEAIDDYKKILDSNQESAAVYYNLANAHFKLNNVAPSIYYYEKAKQLAPADSDIKNNASFADKMKIDAITPLPENTLQKWFNNILNIMTTDGWAYATVAFVFLFVILFISYYFSVASGKKRLFFVSSVTSLLLAILSLVFSYNAFAKISKDNPAIVFAATSEVKSEPNLKSTQAFILHEGTKVMILETVDNWNKIKLADGKTGWIPTTDVRAL; translated from the coding sequence ATGAGAGACCTGATCACATACATCGCGGTAACTGTACTTATGCTTGCAGTTACACCTGTTATAGCTCAAACTCCAGAGCAATATTTTGAAACTGCAAATGCACACTATGCAGAGGGCAGGTATCAAGAAGCTATAGATGATTATAAAAAGATACTAGACAGCAATCAAGAAAGCGCTGCCGTATACTATAACCTAGCAAACGCACACTTTAAACTTAATAATGTAGCGCCTAGTATTTACTATTACGAGAAAGCAAAGCAACTTGCTCCAGCAGATAGTGATATAAAAAACAATGCTTCATTTGCAGATAAAATGAAGATAGATGCCATAACGCCATTACCAGAAAACACACTTCAAAAATGGTTTAACAACATTCTTAATATTATGACTACAGACGGCTGGGCATATGCCACAGTCGCATTTGTATTCTTATTTGTAATACTATTTATAAGCTACTACTTTTCTGTAGCCTCTGGTAAGAAACGTTTGTTTTTTGTAAGTTCTGTGACCAGTTTACTTCTTGCAATCTTATCACTTGTGTTTTCTTATAACGCTTTCGCGAAAATTTCTAAAGACAACCCAGCTATCGTATTTGCTGCAACTTCTGAAGTAAAGAGCGAGCCTAATTTAAAAAGCACACAAGCCTTTATACTACACGAAGGAACTAAGGTGATGATTCTTGAAACAGTAGATAACTGGAACAAGATAAAACTAGCAGATGGTAAAACCGGCTGGATTCCTACGACAGATGTAAGAGCGTTGTAG
- a CDS encoding vWA domain-containing protein — MYLLEEKIWFWLLLAIPAVILLYMGVLIWQRSAQKKFASANLLKKLSPDRSYFKPGLKVLMVCIAIAFLVVGLVNPKMGTKLETVKREGVDVVFAIDVSKSMLAEDIAPNRIEKSKQLVTQIINSLGSDRIGIIAYAGSAYPQLPITTDYSSAKLFLSQMNTDMLSSQGTAIGEAIELAKTYYNDEEQTNRVLFIISDGEDHVGEASSLAEQANKEGIRIFTIGVGKTEGGPIPLKRNGIVQSYKKDQNGETVITRLDEATLKAIAEQANGEYIDGNSTATVVETVQNLLNGMDKKEFEAKQFADFKDQFQWFLGAGLLFLFLDIFLLDRKTNWLKKLNLFNDN, encoded by the coding sequence ATGTATCTATTAGAAGAAAAAATATGGTTTTGGTTACTGCTCGCTATACCTGCGGTGATACTCTTATATATGGGGGTATTAATCTGGCAGCGCAGTGCTCAAAAGAAATTTGCAAGCGCAAATCTTCTTAAAAAATTAAGCCCAGACAGGTCTTATTTTAAACCAGGTCTTAAGGTCCTTATGGTCTGTATTGCCATTGCATTTTTAGTAGTAGGCCTTGTTAACCCAAAAATGGGTACTAAACTTGAGACCGTAAAGCGCGAGGGAGTAGATGTGGTGTTTGCCATAGATGTTTCAAAATCTATGCTAGCAGAAGATATAGCACCTAATAGAATTGAAAAATCAAAACAACTAGTTACTCAAATCATCAATAGTCTGGGTAGCGACCGTATAGGCATTATAGCCTATGCAGGAAGTGCATACCCACAACTACCTATCACGACAGATTACAGCAGTGCTAAGCTATTTTTGAGCCAGATGAATACAGATATGCTCTCTAGCCAGGGTACAGCCATAGGAGAAGCTATAGAGCTTGCAAAAACCTATTATAATGATGAGGAGCAAACTAATCGTGTGCTGTTTATCATATCAGATGGTGAGGATCACGTGGGAGAAGCATCCAGCCTAGCAGAACAAGCAAATAAAGAAGGTATACGCATTTTTACGATAGGCGTAGGTAAAACCGAAGGCGGCCCCATACCTCTCAAGCGCAACGGCATTGTACAGTCATATAAGAAGGATCAAAACGGAGAGACCGTAATCACACGCTTAGACGAGGCTACTCTCAAGGCTATTGCAGAGCAGGCTAATGGCGAGTATATAGACGGTAACAGCACTGCCACAGTGGTAGAAACGGTACAGAATTTGCTCAATGGTATGGACAAAAAAGAATTTGAGGCCAAGCAGTTTGCAGATTTTAAAGATCAGTTTCAATGGTTTTTAGGCGCAGGATTGTTGTTCTTATTTTTAGACATATTTCTATTAGACCGCAAGACTAATTGGCTCAAGAAGTTAAACCTTTTTAATGATAACTAA
- a CDS encoding SulP family inorganic anion transporter translates to MFKYLKNDLPASVVVFFVALPLCLGIALASGAPLFSGLIAGIIGGIVVGALSGSQIGVSGPAAGLAAIVLTAIGALGGYENFLVAVVLGGVIQLVFGFLKAGIIGYYFPSSVIKGMLTGIGIIIIFKQIPHFFGYDANPEGDFAFSQMDGENTLSELGNIAGSISIGATLIGVIALAILILWSNVLSKKGKFFQLVQGPLVAVAVGIIYYVSTMGTDYAISAEHLVSVPVPDSVDSFIGQFAFPNFGAITNPAIWVTAFTIALVASLETLLCVEATDKLDPQKRVTPTNRELLAQGTGNILSGMIGGLPVTQVIVRSSANIQSGGKTKMSAIIHGFLLLISVILIPTLLNKIPLSVLAAILLIVGYKLAKPATFKAMWNAGWKQFVPFIVTVVGIFFIDLLWGIGLGLAVGIVVVLYKSYKNSHFLNKEDISNGSQRMKMTLAEEVTFFNKGAILKELDNLPENSYLELDVRKTRFLDNDIIEILEDFALKAKSRNINIKLISERGIVENPPSYIEFFKLRPKTA, encoded by the coding sequence ATGTTCAAATATTTAAAAAACGACTTACCCGCTAGTGTCGTTGTATTTTTTGTTGCTTTACCATTATGTCTTGGTATTGCACTTGCCAGTGGCGCACCACTATTTTCTGGTCTTATAGCCGGTATTATAGGAGGTATTGTAGTAGGAGCCTTGAGTGGCTCTCAAATAGGTGTAAGTGGTCCTGCAGCAGGGCTGGCTGCCATTGTACTTACTGCTATTGGCGCTCTAGGAGGTTATGAAAACTTCTTGGTAGCCGTAGTATTAGGAGGTGTAATACAGCTTGTTTTTGGATTCTTAAAAGCAGGGATTATTGGCTATTACTTTCCGTCTTCTGTAATTAAGGGAATGCTTACAGGTATAGGTATTATTATTATTTTCAAGCAAATTCCTCACTTTTTTGGGTATGATGCAAATCCTGAGGGAGACTTTGCTTTCTCGCAAATGGATGGAGAAAATACCTTATCTGAACTAGGAAACATCGCAGGCTCTATAAGTATAGGAGCTACACTTATAGGAGTTATTGCACTCGCTATTCTTATTTTATGGAGCAACGTGCTTTCTAAAAAAGGAAAGTTTTTCCAGCTAGTACAAGGACCTCTCGTTGCCGTAGCCGTTGGGATCATCTATTATGTAAGCACAATGGGAACAGATTATGCCATTAGTGCAGAGCACTTAGTAAGTGTCCCTGTACCAGATAGTGTAGACAGCTTTATAGGGCAATTTGCTTTTCCAAACTTTGGCGCAATAACAAACCCAGCCATATGGGTAACAGCATTTACTATAGCACTTGTTGCGAGTCTTGAGACACTTCTATGTGTAGAAGCAACAGATAAACTAGATCCACAAAAAAGAGTAACACCTACTAATAGAGAGTTACTTGCTCAAGGTACAGGTAACATTTTATCTGGTATGATAGGAGGACTACCAGTGACACAAGTAATCGTAAGATCATCTGCAAATATACAGTCTGGTGGTAAGACAAAGATGTCTGCCATCATACACGGTTTCTTATTATTAATCTCTGTGATTCTAATCCCTACTTTACTTAACAAAATTCCTCTCTCTGTACTTGCGGCTATATTACTTATTGTAGGTTATAAACTTGCAAAACCAGCTACTTTTAAAGCAATGTGGAATGCAGGATGGAAACAATTTGTACCATTTATTGTAACCGTAGTTGGTATTTTCTTTATCGATCTTTTATGGGGTATAGGACTTGGTCTTGCCGTAGGTATCGTAGTAGTACTTTACAAGAGTTACAAGAACTCGCACTTCTTAAACAAAGAAGATATAAGTAACGGTTCTCAAAGAATGAAAATGACCCTTGCCGAGGAGGTTACTTTCTTTAACAAAGGAGCCATCTTAAAGGAGCTTGACAACCTTCCAGAAAACTCTTACCTTGAACTAGATGTACGTAAAACAAGATTCTTAGATAACGATATTATAGAGATACTAGAAGATTTTGCTCTTAAAGCAAAGAGCCGAAACATCAATATCAAGCTTATCTCAGAACGTGGTATCGTAGAGAACCCACCTAGTTATATTGAGTTCTTTAAACTAAGACCTAAAACAGCATAA